The following are from one region of the Salvia splendens isolate huo1 chromosome 2, SspV2, whole genome shotgun sequence genome:
- the LOC121792266 gene encoding pentatricopeptide repeat-containing protein At5g02830, chloroplastic-like, translating to MRDALSILASAPVLPPSATPSGNYRRRHHHSATSTTTKSRPNHNPKQKPQFPASSPLLSSSRWANRQSLAYYTKLASKLAEDGKFDDFLLIAESVVASGVNMSEFLALLNSEHLARGVVRLLRDGKLDSIVGTLFSGIQKLGVEPAGLFDAVAIESLKAECRRLLKCGELDRLVSLIEMFAGFQFIIKELVEPSEVIKLCITKRDPTAAIRYAQNFPHAEVLFCSIILEFGKKRDLGSALEAFEASKQILSSRNMHAHRTIIDVCGLCGDYLKSRAIYEGLLAANITPNIYVFNSLMNVNSHDLNYTLDIYKNMETLGMMSDITSHNILLKSCCLAAKVELAQDTYKQIQELESKGVLKLDDFTYSTIIKVFADAKMWKQALEIKEDMLLSGIVPNTITWSSLISACANAGLVEKAIVLFDDMLQAGAQPNTQCFNTLLHACVEVCQFDRAFRLFQCWKERGSQQTISGDKLNSAYNEAVDQMTEMGVPLTLSSHLTMRIPFRPTTSTYNIMMKACGTDYYRAKDLFDEMQTFNLTPNHISWSILIDVCGDSGNVLSALQILTSMRESGVQPDVIAYTTAIKICVKQKKPKLAFKLFKEMKKYQIKPNMVTYNTILRARSVDGSLRGLQQCLAIYQQMRKAGYKPNDHHLKQLIEDWCEGLLQTERRSEGQYASHITDFGRQSLLLEKVTEYLQDSNAESLFIDLRGLTKVEARIVVLAVIRKIKEKCAAGKSIKDDLSIILEQQRHGDRDSRDDSGVGEAVIRLLKHDLALEVIEVGSRTGSDRDNEGSPTSPSLNFEVDKKSSLAETSESPTRRPVILQRLKVTKKSLHQWLRRKTVSSKR from the exons ATGAGGGACGCACTATCGATCCTCGCCTCCGCCCCCGTCCTCCCTCCCTCAGCCACCCCTTCAGGTAACTACCGCCGCCGTCACCATCACTCCGCCACCTCTACCACCAccaaatccagaccaaatcatAACCCCAAGCAAAAGCCCCAATTTCCCGCTTCCTCTCCTCTTCTCTCCTCTTCGCGCTGGGCTAATCGCCAGAGCCTGGCTTACTACACCAAGCTAGCATCCAAGCTCGCCGAGGACGGCAAGTTCGATGATTTTCTCTTGATAGCAGAGAGCGTCGTCGCATCGGGGGTAAACATGTCGGAATTTCTAGCTTTGCTGAATTCGGAACATTTAGCCCGTGGTGTTGTCAGACTTCTTCGTGACGGAAAGCTCGATAGTATTGTTGGTACGCTGTTCAGCGGCATTCAGAAGCTCGGCGTCGAGCCGGCGGGGCTGTTTGATGCAGTTGCTATTGAGTCGTTGAAGGCAGAGTGCCGGAGATTATTGAAATGCGGTGAGCTGGATCGGCTCGTGAGCTTGATAGAAATGTTTGCTG GATTTCAATTTATAATCAAAGAGCTGGTGGAGCCATCTGAGGTCATAAAACTTTGCATCACCAAGAGGGATCCTACAGCAGCCATCAG GTATGCACAGAATTTTCCCCATGCTGAAGTGCTATTTTGTTCAATAATTCTTGAATTTGGGAAGAAACGGGACTTGGGTTCTGCACTGGAAGCCTTCGAAGCATCAAAGCAAATATTAAGTTCTCGTAATATGCACGCTCACCGGACTATAATAGATGTATGTGGTCTTTGTGGTGACTACTTGAAGTCAAGGGCCATTTATGAG GGTTTACTTGCTGCAAATATCACCCCAAACATATATGTATTCAACAGTCTTATGAATGTGAATTCCCATGATCTAAACTACACGCTGGATATCTACAAGAACATGGAA ACACTTGGTATGATGTCTGATATTACATCACATAACATACTTCTCAAATCATGCTGTCTTGCTGCAAAAGTTGAGCTTGCCCAAGATACTTATAAGCAGATACAGGAGTTGGAGTCAAAAGGTGTATTGAAACTGGATGACTTCACATATAGCACGATCATTAAG GTCTTTGCAGATGCCAAAATGTGGAAACAGGCACTCGAAATCAAAGAAGATATGCTGTTATCTGGTATCGTTCCCAACACAATTACTTGGTCATCATTGATCAGTGCATGTGCGAATGCTGGTCTCGTAGAGAAAGCAATTGTACTATTTGATGATATGCTTCAAGCTGGTGCTCAACCCAATACCCAGTGTTTCAATACCCTTCTTCATGCCTGTGTTGAGGTTTGCCAATTTGATCGGGCTTTTCGGCTGTTCCAATGCTGGAAAGAGAGGGGTTCTCAACAAACTATCAGTGGTGATAAGCTTAATAGTGCATACAATGAAGCAGTGGACCAAATGACTGAAATGGGAGTTCCTCTTACATTGTCCTCACACTTAACCATGAGAATTCCATTTCGACCCACTACTTCGACTTATAATATTATGATGAAAGCCTGTGGGACTGATTATTACCGTGCCAAAGatttgtttgatgaaatgcAGACTTTCAACCTTACTCCTAATCATATTAGCTGGTCAATATTAATAGATGTTTGTGGAGACTCAGGAAATGTACTGAGTGCTTTACAA ATCTTGACATCCATGCGTGAAAGTGGGGTTCAACCTGATGTTATTGCCTATACAACAGCTATTAAG ATCTGTGTAAAACAGAAGAAGCCAAAGCTTGCATTTAAGTTGTTTAAAGAGATgaagaaatatcaaataaaaccaAATATG gTGACCTACAACACTATTCTTAGAGCCCGTAGTGTGGATGGTTCACTGCGGGGACTACAACAGTGTCTTGCAATATATCAGCAAATGAGAAAAGCAGG GTACAAACCTAATGATCATCATCTGAAGCAACTCATTGAAGACTGGTGCGAAGGTTTGTTGCAAACCGAACGTCGAAGTGAAGGTCAATATGCTTCTCATATAACAGATTTTGGGCGTCAAAGCCTGCTGCTGGAGAAAGTTACAGAATACTTGCAAGATAGTAATGCTGAAAGTCTCTTCATTGACCTCCGAGGTCTTACCAAG GTGGAAGCTCGAATTGTTGTTCTTGCAGTTATTCGAAAGATCAAAGAGAAGTGTGCTGCAG GAAAATCAATAAAAGATGATTTGTCGATCATACTAGAGCAACAGAGGCACGGTGACCGTGACAGCAGAGATGATAGTGGAGTTGGGGAAGCTGTGATTCGATTATTGAAACATGACTTGGCGCTTGAGGTTATTGAAGTTGGTTCAAGAACTGGGAGTGACAGAGATAACGAGGGAAGTCCTACAAGTCCGAGTTTAAATTTTGAAGTAGACAAAAAGAGTAGCTTGGCAGAAACATCAGAATCTCCAACACGAAGACCTGTAATTCTTCAAAGGCTAAAGGTGACCAAGAAATCTCTGCATCAATGGCTGCGTAGGAAGACTGTGTCGTCAAAACGGTGA
- the LOC121792268 gene encoding WRKY transcription factor 44-like, with product MMEIEEKEKIVIAKPVACRPRFSNSKSLSVLLSVTTDASPPPAFTEAATVIRPTTVRFKPDSNLDLDEAAACHPTKRALESNTACSVVYKPIAKLVSRTTVSLLSNLGGNGIAPTQEVGKDGNRVPSSNQVTHQSGTKLKIHPDFPTQSEHRATTSVENHAQETKFSIPANIRDRTSYDGHNWRKYGQKQVKGSEYPRSYYKCTYPNCPVKKKVEKSLDGQIAEIVYNGEHNHLKPQPPDHTPADGHTQMPVYDAARKEVQSHVINQQSDAVRAHQGGSDIQDLTESSNQSTFSATPPTNYTVASAACNAGPSVSHNSLGECDEVGRFVDAEGGAFRSKRTESDNQLPRASMAGEASSIVVQNHTDSGIIGDGYRWRKYGQKVVRGKKYPRSYYRCTNPDCNVRKYVERTSEDPGTFITTYEGKHSHAMPMKTANVEASKTSTKN from the exons ATGATGGAAATCGAGGAGAAAGAGAAAATCGTGATAGCCAAACCAGTTGCATGTAGACCTCGTTTCTCCAATTCGAAATCATTATCGGTCCTTCTCTCTGTTACAACTGATGCTTCTCCACCTCCTGCTTTTACTGAAGCTGCTACAGTCATAAGACCAACGACAGTGCGCTTTAAGCCGGACAGCAATCTTGATTTG GATGAGGCTGCTGCTTGCCATCCAACTAAAAGGGCCCTAGAATCTAACACCGCGTGCAGTGTGGTCTACAAACCAATAGCTAAGCTTGTTTCAAGGACAACAGTTTCTCTCCTGTCGAATTTG GGGGGTAATGGTATTGCCCCGACACAAGAAGTTGGCAAGGATGGTAATAGAGTACCTTCATCAAACCAAGTAACTCACCAATCCGGCACCAAATTAAAGATCCATCCTGATTTCCCCACACAGTCGGAACATAGGGCAACTACTTCAGTAGAAAATCATGCACAGGAAACCAAATTCTCAATCCCTGCAAATATCAGGGATCGGACTTCATATGATGGTCACAATTGGCGTAAATATGGACAGAAACAGGTTAAAGGAAGTGAGTATCCTCGAAGTTACTACAAGTGTACATACCCGAACTGTCCCGTAAAAAAGAAAGTAGAAAAATCACTCGATGGGCAGATTGCAGAGATAGTTTACAATGGTGAGCATAACCACTTAAAGCCCCAGCCACCTGATCACACTCCAGCAGATGGACACACACAGATGCCAGTTTATGATGCCGCTCGGAAAGAGGTGCAAAGTCATGTGATAAATCAACAATCTGACGCAGTGAGAGCTCATCAAGGGGGATCAGACATTCAGGATCTTACCGAATCATCTAACCAATCAACTTTTTCCGCTACTCCACCAACCAATTATACTGTTGCATCTGCAGCATGCAATGCTGGCCCCTCAGTGTCCCATAATTCGCTGGGTGAATGTGATGAAGTTGGTAGATTTGTCGATGCAGAAGGTGGTGCCTTCAGAAGCAAAAGAAC GGAATCCGACAACCAATTACCCAGAGCAAGCATGGCTGGGGAAGCCTCATCCATTGTCGTTCAGAACCATACTGATTCTGGCATAATCGGGGATGGATACCGCTGGAGGAAGTACGGCCAGAAAGTAGTGAGGGGAAAGAAGTACCCTAG GAGTTACTACAGATGCACCAACCCGGACTGCAACGTGAGGAAGTATGTAGAGAGAACCTCTGAAGATCCAGGCACATTCATAACGACGTATGAAGGCAAACACAGCCATGCCATGCCAATGAAAACTGCAAATGTAGAGGCATCCAAGACAAGTACCAAAAACTGA